One stretch of Candidatus Poribacteria bacterium DNA includes these proteins:
- a CDS encoding tetratricopeptide repeat protein: protein MIKSILFFLLMLISLPVFAVSEISNRQSASSSQVKDGNVDEKPLVTDNRQLKGFFEKKSVLTTIPQPADLDLVEEKLLLEAIETAQEAVRNSPDDADVWGQLGHVYLIHGWETPAIPCYRRASILAPKEFRWFYFLGRLTKERQPEEAVEHLTRALMLNPEYAPGHLYLASALRILGKLEDARHHLERAKHFQPNNPFSELWLGEIALARQQVKLAKRHLENALRLNPRQTEAHALMAQVVTALGDKQAAKRHAQAARHPSQYGELSDPLWWDVLQAGVTASLYAERGRRYMSEGDYTSAVAEFETLISDEQKDIKVWFDYGVSLLYTAQHPEALAVLEHLLLLLDKDIEVQKQRSTDERAYLKAQAHNYIGQIYYETGQTTAAIRACQMALQFKKNKTDSESPEQLNPSDYATFFSNVHANLATVYENTGQLGEAIRHYQAALELVPSQLSAHRALAGAYWKKQRYTAAEPHYKQVITHDATDVQAIYRLGLIFLTKKDYLEAISLFKKVIAIEATHVRAYGALGVAYQELGNIPEAIGAFERVLELEPGNKAVLDKLTELHELK, encoded by the coding sequence TTGATAAAATCAATTCTCTTTTTTCTTCTCATGCTAATTAGCCTACCTGTTTTTGCGGTTAGTGAAATTAGCAATCGGCAATCAGCGAGCAGCAGTCAGGTAAAGGACGGAAACGTAGACGAGAAACCTCTTGTAACTGACAACCGACAACTGAAAGGATTTTTTGAAAAAAAATCCGTACTGACCACTATTCCACAGCCTGCAGACCTTGACTTAGTTGAGGAGAAATTGCTTTTGGAGGCAATTGAAACTGCACAAGAAGCCGTGCGGAATTCTCCTGATGATGCGGATGTCTGGGGTCAATTGGGGCACGTCTATCTCATCCATGGTTGGGAGACACCAGCGATACCGTGTTATCGTCGAGCGAGTATACTCGCGCCTAAGGAATTCAGATGGTTCTACTTTTTGGGACGTTTGACGAAGGAGCGTCAACCGGAGGAAGCAGTCGAGCATCTCACGCGAGCACTTATGTTGAACCCGGAATACGCGCCCGGGCATCTCTATCTTGCTTCTGCACTCCGAATTTTAGGGAAGCTTGAAGATGCGAGACATCACTTGGAACGCGCGAAACACTTTCAACCGAACAACCCGTTTTCTGAACTCTGGCTCGGCGAAATTGCACTTGCAAGACAACAAGTGAAACTTGCCAAAAGACATTTAGAGAACGCACTGCGCCTGAATCCGCGGCAAACTGAAGCGCATGCATTGATGGCACAGGTTGTTACAGCATTAGGGGATAAGCAAGCGGCAAAACGACACGCACAAGCAGCACGCCATCCGAGTCAATATGGCGAGTTATCGGACCCGCTGTGGTGGGATGTGCTGCAGGCAGGTGTCACTGCATCGTTGTACGCCGAACGCGGTAGACGTTATATGTCAGAAGGCGATTATACAAGTGCTGTCGCTGAATTTGAGACGCTTATCTCAGACGAACAGAAAGATATAAAGGTCTGGTTCGACTATGGCGTTTCACTCCTCTACACAGCACAGCACCCCGAAGCCTTGGCAGTATTAGAACACCTTCTGTTGCTACTCGACAAGGATATAGAGGTTCAGAAGCAGAGAAGTACAGACGAGAGAGCCTACTTGAAAGCGCAGGCGCATAACTATATAGGACAGATCTATTATGAAACCGGACAGACCACTGCAGCGATCCGTGCCTGCCAAATGGCACTTCAGTTTAAAAAAAATAAAACAGATAGCGAATCTCCCGAACAGTTAAACCCTTCAGATTACGCCACTTTTTTCTCAAATGTACACGCGAATCTTGCGACAGTGTATGAGAACACAGGACAGCTTGGAGAGGCAATTCGGCACTATCAGGCAGCACTTGAACTCGTCCCATCTCAACTGTCCGCGCATCGCGCGCTTGCCGGTGCCTATTGGAAAAAACAGCGTTATACAGCAGCCGAGCCACACTATAAACAGGTCATCACCCATGACGCAACCGATGTCCAAGCCATTTACAGACTCGGCTTAATTTTTCTGACAAAGAAGGATTATCTCGAAGCCATCTCACTCTTTAAAAAGGTTATCGCAATTGAGGCGACGCACGTTCGCGCATACGGAGCATTAGGTGTTGCTTATCAGGAACTTGGAAATATTCCAGAGGCGATTGGTGCTTTTGAACGGGTTTTAGAATTGGAACCGGGGAATAAGGCCGTGTTAGACAAACTCACAGAACTGCATGAATTAAAGTAG
- a CDS encoding NPCBM/NEW2 domain-containing protein, whose amino-acid sequence MKFANISVLIAMLIVGLAFSVYAAKDDCENLDGDGAKPIKEVGKEGDAVQNDYDEVIEEDDRKGVTYLALIGGSQPKPNACGLTPKNPEGEWTGWGGPLNFDNATIGEGAATRNHIVIGGIYFERGIGAHAIGTFVYDLSGDKYLKFEGYVGMSDEKDPAECGHGGSSDFIFSVDGKQAFKSETLQGTDGGKNVDALKVEFDIPSGAKELEIVMGDGGDGIGCDHSAIGDAKLLNAQALAVEPANKLPTIWGHLKDSY is encoded by the coding sequence TTGAAATTTGCGAATATTTCTGTGCTAATTGCCATGCTTATCGTTGGATTGGCTTTCAGCGTTTACGCAGCCAAAGACGACTGTGAAAACCTTGATGGCGATGGCGCGAAACCTATTAAAGAGGTCGGCAAAGAAGGCGATGCCGTTCAGAACGACTATGACGAAGTCATAGAGGAAGACGATCGAAAAGGCGTTACGTATCTCGCCTTAATCGGAGGCAGCCAACCGAAGCCTAATGCATGCGGACTTACTCCGAAGAACCCGGAAGGAGAATGGACAGGTTGGGGCGGTCCCTTAAACTTCGACAACGCCACGATCGGCGAAGGTGCTGCAACCCGGAACCATATCGTCATCGGCGGTATCTACTTTGAACGTGGGATTGGTGCCCACGCTATTGGCACGTTCGTTTATGATCTTAGTGGTGATAAGTACCTCAAGTTCGAGGGGTATGTCGGCATGTCAGACGAAAAAGATCCTGCTGAGTGCGGTCACGGCGGCAGCAGCGACTTCATCTTCAGTGTTGATGGTAAGCAGGCTTTCAAATCTGAAACACTCCAAGGCACTGATGGCGGAAAGAACGTTGACGCTCTTAAAGTGGAATTTGACATTCCATCAGGTGCCAAAGAACTTGAAATCGTCATGGGTGATGGCGGCGACGGCATCGGTTGTGATCATTCGGCAATCGGTGATGCGAAATTGCTAAATGCGCAAGCACTCGCTGTTGAGCCTGCCAATAAACTCCCGACTATCTGGGGACACTTGAAAGATAGTTATTAG
- the ndk gene encoding nucleoside-diphosphate kinase: MEIEQTLVLIKPDGVQRGLVGEIIARYERRGLKIAGMKLLLLPRIAAEALYAVHHGKSFYDVLIEFMTSAPIIALAIEGRNAIELVRILNGETDPKKSKPGSIRGDFSVDITHNVVHASDSRKSAQRELDIVFASDERYEYNRADEGTLHVKAV, from the coding sequence ATGGAAATAGAGCAGACGCTGGTTTTAATCAAACCGGATGGCGTTCAACGTGGGTTGGTCGGTGAAATTATTGCCCGCTACGAACGCAGAGGACTCAAGATTGCTGGAATGAAACTGCTGCTGCTTCCGCGCATCGCGGCAGAAGCACTCTACGCTGTCCATCACGGAAAATCATTTTACGACGTACTCATCGAATTCATGACATCGGCACCTATTATTGCCTTGGCTATTGAAGGACGAAATGCTATAGAGTTGGTACGTATCCTTAACGGAGAGACCGACCCAAAGAAATCTAAGCCGGGGAGCATCCGAGGCGATTTCTCTGTTGATATAACGCATAATGTTGTGCACGCATCGGATTCTCGGAAAAGTGCTCAGCGCGAATTGGACATCGTGTTCGCATCTGATGAGCGTTATGAATATAACCGTGCGGATGAAGGCACGCTTCATGTTAAAGCGGTGTAA
- a CDS encoding ATP-grasp domain-containing protein has translation MQHQPLKKPRILLLLPTRTYRAADFLDAASKLDVEVVVASEEAATTADLSPRHTLVLDFSAPTVATQAILEFDDTYPLAAIVGVDDDTTLLATTASEALGLPHNPVASAKATRNKYRLRHTLSTKGVSGPAYQRFSIYDDPAEIVGVGSSNPTDTQVGLPCVIKPLSLSASRGVIRADTPTEFVEAFQRTTKLLHTLKDDTNVEAVYNPDALAHASQYLLVEDYIPGIEVALEGILLDGELKVLALFDKPDPLEGPFFEETLYVTPSRLSVEVQDALHRATAEAATALGLQHGPVHAELRYNDNGAHLIEIAARTIGGLCARTLRFGTGMSLEELVIRHAIGQPVEMLQREQQAAGVMMIPVPKAGILGEVRGKTDAHRVDGIVEVSITIPIGGEVVPLPEGARYLGFIFARAETPAAVETALREAHQQLEFVILPCRRDL, from the coding sequence ATGCAGCATCAACCGTTAAAAAAACCGAGAATTCTCCTGCTCCTGCCAACACGCACATATCGAGCCGCGGACTTCCTTGATGCTGCCTCGAAACTTGATGTGGAGGTCGTCGTCGCGTCAGAAGAAGCAGCAACGACAGCGGACCTCTCGCCGCGCCATACCCTGGTGTTAGACTTCAGCGCGCCAACCGTGGCAACACAGGCAATCCTCGAATTTGATGATACATATCCGCTTGCGGCAATTGTCGGTGTCGATGACGATACAACCCTGCTTGCGACGACTGCATCAGAGGCTTTAGGGCTTCCACATAATCCTGTCGCTTCAGCAAAAGCGACGCGCAATAAATACCGCTTAAGGCACACACTATCAACGAAGGGTGTATCGGGACCCGCTTACCAACGCTTCTCTATCTATGATGACCCCGCTGAAATCGTAGGGGTTGGGTCATCCAATCCTACAGATACACAAGTCGGTTTGCCGTGTGTCATCAAACCCCTCTCTCTCTCCGCAAGCCGTGGCGTCATCCGTGCAGACACACCTACCGAATTTGTCGAAGCCTTTCAGCGGACAACAAAACTGCTCCACACTTTGAAGGATGATACCAACGTAGAAGCGGTTTATAACCCCGATGCCTTGGCGCACGCTTCACAATATCTGCTCGTTGAGGACTATATTCCCGGAATAGAGGTGGCATTGGAGGGTATCCTCTTAGACGGTGAACTTAAAGTGCTCGCGCTCTTTGATAAACCCGATCCGCTCGAAGGCCCTTTTTTTGAGGAGACGCTCTATGTTACACCTTCTCGTCTATCGGTGGAGGTCCAGGATGCGCTGCATCGCGCGACAGCAGAGGCAGCCACCGCTTTAGGACTTCAACATGGGCCTGTTCACGCCGAGTTGCGTTATAATGACAACGGGGCACATCTCATCGAAATTGCGGCACGGACGATTGGCGGACTCTGTGCCAGGACGCTCCGGTTTGGAACCGGAATGTCGCTGGAGGAACTCGTTATCCGACACGCCATTGGTCAACCCGTAGAAATGTTACAGCGAGAACAGCAGGCAGCGGGGGTTATGATGATTCCTGTACCGAAGGCTGGTATTCTCGGTGAAGTACGCGGCAAAACAGATGCACATCGCGTAGACGGTATTGTAGAAGTCAGTATCACAATTCCGATTGGTGGGGAAGTGGTGCCGTTACCAGAGGGGGCGCGATATCTCGGTTTCATCTTCGCGCGTGCCGAAACACCTGCAGCCGTAGAAACGGCATTACGTGAAGCACATCAACAATTGGAGTTTGTGATTTTACCGTGTAGGAGGGATTTGTAA
- a CDS encoding CRTAC1 family protein: MFTKLYAVIFIVVSGLLSAAQAETDKPLFTEVTAALGFSQTEASWAAGTHALPEVIGSGVALFDYNNDGALDVLHIRFPPPGKEDSPAPNLLFQQQPDGTFVDVTETAGIGHEGYGQGVAIGDVDNDGDVDVYVTNYGPDVFYRNKGDGTFILEEVGLSNEAWGTSATFGDYDRDGDLDLYVANYVQFDPEMVCRGKHSAPDYCNPKVFEPATDRLFQNNGNGSFTDVTEQTGIAAMSGRGLGVVCLDLTGDGWADFFVANDGEANYLWVNQTDGTFAEEAILHGLAFNAYGQPEGSMGVAVGDINGDTLPDLFATHLSGETNTLYIAANHSVFTDMTEIAGFAGRDLRWTGFGCGFLDFDNDADLDIALVNGRVKRGEILDGADVGEFWNFYAEPNLLFRNSNQPSAVVRARLPRPHGLGNPTSTTPDGLRGFPTAHFSDVSSRAPDFTERVEVSRGMAFGDIDRDGDIDMVVSSLDNQLRVFRNDAPPPQYHWLFVQAITENRGALGAQVTLQTESRTLTGYVLSGTSYLSSSEPSVHFGLGTISEIQAIDVYWQDGSRERFPGTPANQRVKVYQGKGVPF; the protein is encoded by the coding sequence ATGTTTACGAAGTTATATGCTGTTATATTCATTGTTGTAAGTGGATTGCTGTCGGCAGCACAAGCAGAGACCGACAAACCCCTATTTACGGAGGTGACGGCTGCGCTCGGTTTCTCACAGACCGAGGCTTCTTGGGCTGCAGGCACGCATGCCCTACCTGAGGTCATCGGGAGCGGAGTTGCACTCTTTGATTACAATAATGATGGCGCGTTGGATGTCCTACACATCCGATTTCCACCACCCGGCAAAGAGGACTCACCTGCCCCGAATCTCCTTTTTCAACAACAACCCGATGGAACGTTTGTTGACGTTACGGAAACCGCTGGCATCGGACACGAAGGCTACGGACAAGGCGTGGCAATCGGTGATGTCGATAATGATGGCGACGTAGATGTCTATGTGACGAATTACGGTCCCGATGTTTTCTATCGAAACAAGGGTGACGGTACATTCATATTAGAAGAGGTAGGTCTCTCAAATGAGGCTTGGGGAACATCCGCAACCTTTGGTGATTACGACAGGGATGGGGACCTCGATCTCTATGTTGCCAACTACGTTCAATTTGATCCAGAAATGGTGTGTCGCGGGAAACACAGCGCGCCAGATTATTGTAATCCAAAAGTCTTTGAGCCGGCAACAGATCGCCTGTTCCAAAATAACGGCAACGGCTCTTTCACAGATGTGACCGAACAGACAGGGATCGCCGCAATGTCCGGCAGAGGCCTCGGTGTTGTGTGTCTGGATCTGACGGGTGATGGTTGGGCGGATTTTTTTGTTGCCAACGATGGCGAAGCGAACTATCTCTGGGTAAACCAGACCGACGGCACTTTTGCTGAGGAAGCCATATTGCATGGGCTTGCGTTTAATGCTTACGGACAACCCGAAGGCAGCATGGGCGTCGCTGTCGGGGATATCAACGGTGATACGCTTCCTGACCTCTTCGCAACGCACTTATCCGGCGAGACAAATACCCTTTATATCGCCGCTAACCACTCTGTATTTACTGACATGACTGAAATAGCAGGTTTCGCCGGACGCGACCTACGTTGGACAGGCTTTGGATGCGGTTTCCTTGATTTCGACAACGATGCCGATCTTGACATCGCGCTCGTCAATGGAAGGGTAAAGCGCGGGGAGATCTTGGATGGAGCAGATGTTGGCGAATTCTGGAATTTTTATGCCGAACCCAATCTCCTCTTCCGAAATAGCAATCAGCCATCAGCTGTCGTAAGGGCGAGGTTGCCTCGTCCGCATGGGTTGGGCAACCCAACCTCTACGACCCCTGACGGTCTCCGAGGGTTTCCGACAGCCCATTTCAGTGATGTGAGTTCACGTGCGCCTGACTTTACAGAACGTGTTGAGGTGAGCCGCGGAATGGCTTTCGGTGATATTGACCGAGACGGCGATATTGATATGGTGGTGAGCAGTCTTGATAATCAGCTTCGCGTTTTCCGAAACGACGCACCGCCACCTCAGTATCATTGGTTATTCGTGCAAGCTATCACCGAAAATCGAGGTGCACTCGGGGCACAAGTAACGCTCCAAACTGAATCACGTACATTGACAGGCTATGTGCTGTCTGGGACGAGTTATCTTAGTAGTAGCGAACCGAGTGTGCATTTCGGGTTAGGAACAATCAGTGAAATTCAAGCGATTGACGTGTATTGGCAAGACGGAAGCCGCGAGAGATTCCCAGGGACACCTGCGAATCAACGTGTAAAGGTTTATCAAGGAAAAGGGGTGCCTTTTTGA
- a CDS encoding uracil-DNA glycosylase codes for MEEQLKFGFIETELREPEQQSPYADFDLPALATDAGNCTKCPLHETRNSVVFGVGNTNADLMFIGEAPGADEDRQGEPFVGRAGQLLTQIIESGMKLKRADVYIANVLKCRPPGNRNPEADEVATCSPYLMRQIELIQPKVIVALGSFAAKMLLDTKVGITKLRGDFHECNVPGLHVLPHKKPPVIMPTYHPAYLLRNPNAKREVWEDIKKVLTFLAQG; via the coding sequence ATGGAAGAGCAACTTAAATTCGGCTTCATAGAAACAGAACTACGCGAACCTGAACAGCAGTCGCCTTATGCGGATTTCGATCTACCCGCATTGGCAACAGATGCCGGGAATTGCACCAAATGTCCGTTACACGAGACACGGAATAGTGTCGTTTTTGGGGTCGGGAATACGAACGCTGACCTTATGTTCATCGGTGAAGCGCCCGGGGCTGACGAGGATAGGCAGGGAGAACCTTTTGTCGGTCGAGCCGGTCAATTACTGACGCAAATCATTGAGTCGGGGATGAAACTTAAGCGCGCCGATGTCTATATCGCCAATGTACTTAAATGCCGCCCGCCCGGCAATAGAAATCCTGAAGCGGACGAGGTCGCAACCTGTAGTCCATATTTAATGCGCCAAATCGAACTGATTCAACCGAAGGTGATTGTGGCACTCGGGAGTTTCGCCGCAAAGATGTTGCTTGATACAAAAGTAGGTATTACTAAACTTCGCGGTGATTTCCATGAGTGCAATGTCCCCGGACTGCACGTCCTTCCACATAAAAAGCCGCCGGTTATTATGCCGACCTATCATCCCGCATACCTCCTCAGAAATCCAAATGCCAAACGTGAGGTGTGGGAAGACATAAAAAAGGTGCTCACATTTTTGGCGCAAGGATAG
- a CDS encoding LamG domain-containing protein: MMKKLLLILGVVCFSLMAIHISTAEIDFDTAVGIWLFDEGKGAVAKDISGEGNDGEVVKAPWVDGKFGKALDFDGKAGCVKTEEKLLEALEEFTILAWIQSTDDPPARTGLVGQNNAPEFGFITTNELSLWTPAAGLTNNAWKHKHGDGEWHHVGCVATTEYVHTYIDGEYAEKKGKWANHGAANFNVNIGGCGVWDAGGNFFPGLMDEVMIFHSALEQEDIQELMDKGYQNYLAVDPAGKLGTTWGHIKATHHIR; the protein is encoded by the coding sequence ATGATGAAAAAACTTTTATTAATCCTTGGTGTGGTATGTTTCAGTCTCATGGCTATTCACATCAGCACAGCTGAGATTGATTTCGATACTGCGGTCGGTATCTGGCTCTTTGATGAAGGCAAAGGTGCGGTCGCTAAAGACATATCAGGTGAAGGAAACGATGGCGAAGTCGTCAAAGCCCCATGGGTGGATGGAAAATTCGGCAAGGCACTCGACTTTGATGGAAAAGCCGGCTGTGTCAAGACTGAAGAGAAACTTCTTGAGGCTCTCGAAGAATTCACTATTCTTGCATGGATACAAAGCACGGACGATCCGCCCGCCCGGACTGGACTCGTCGGACAGAACAATGCACCTGAGTTTGGCTTTATTACGACGAATGAGCTTAGCCTCTGGACCCCTGCAGCGGGTCTGACAAATAATGCTTGGAAACACAAACACGGTGATGGCGAATGGCATCACGTCGGGTGTGTCGCCACGACAGAGTACGTCCATACTTATATTGATGGTGAATACGCTGAGAAAAAAGGCAAATGGGCAAACCATGGCGCAGCTAATTTTAACGTCAATATTGGTGGTTGTGGTGTCTGGGATGCAGGTGGAAACTTTTTCCCGGGTCTAATGGACGAAGTCATGATTTTCCACTCGGCACTGGAACAAGAAGATATTCAGGAGCTGATGGACAAAGGCTATCAAAATTATTTGGCTGTTGACCCCGCAGGTAAACTCGGTACAACTTGGGGACATATTAAAGCTACGCATCATATCAGGTAA
- the priA gene encoding primosomal protein N' produces MRYANVAFPLSVDQVFTYGVPPQLDPVLQPGVRVLAPFRRTKHEGVVVERLDETDLAPNLIKNVSECLDETPMFSPEMLTLTKWMADYYVCSWGVALYCAVPAAVRTQKTEQVRLLPEFSGSLGKVQKKLVALLEAEGELSLNQLARRTGLSSQDVRSRIRRLREKGVVETNVTHKPKATTQKTTVAQLALPTADVEAAIQQLKNETSDVHENAAPQRSANRLHAADVKRAEILQFLLDEGAPLATADLMKRVNASVSLLRTLERHGFIHIVQAETVRNPLSLEPVAPTQPLLLNSAQSAAFTQIKNVLVSHTTEAASGNSIKQPPTFLLHGVTGSGKTEVYMQAMADVLKNGRSVIVLVPEISLTPQAASRFVGRFGERVALLHSRLSDGERYDQWHRIQKGEANIVIGPRSAIFAPVQKLGMLIMDEEHSDSYKSDTAPRYHAREVAQKRSDLAKCPVLLGSATPSLESFHRARNGRYRLLSLPDRVFDRKMPDVHIVDMRTELKKGNRTIFSDLLRSSIEERLVRREQTILFLNRRGHSTYVFCRTCGYVERCDNCSISLTYHRETQRLVCHHCGGNRPTQQTCPQCSSDAIRFFGAGTEAVEQEVRKAYPKARVKRFDADSTARKNAHQQILAEFEQQKIDILIGTQMVSKGLDFPNVTLVGVIAADIALNLPDFRASEQTFSLLTQVAGRSGRAELEGKVVIQTYMPGHYCIEAAQKHDYLDFYAQEVVARDALRYPPFAHVATLLLRGKDEQAVIDAAHAARDQLEIWQEDREHASQAPTVEETSVEILGPAPAPLSKIEGKFRWHLLLRSPDAKKIGRLFKRFTDEPPAIIKSKAIEFVIDIDPTSTL; encoded by the coding sequence ATGCGCTATGCAAACGTTGCTTTTCCGTTATCAGTAGATCAAGTGTTTACCTACGGCGTACCGCCGCAGCTGGACCCGGTTTTACAACCCGGTGTGCGAGTATTAGCACCGTTTCGCAGAACGAAGCACGAGGGCGTCGTCGTTGAACGGCTTGATGAAACTGACCTCGCCCCCAACCTTATCAAGAATGTCTCCGAGTGTCTCGATGAAACACCGATGTTCTCGCCTGAGATGCTCACCCTTACGAAATGGATGGCGGACTATTATGTCTGTTCGTGGGGGGTCGCGCTTTATTGTGCAGTACCCGCCGCTGTCCGGACCCAGAAAACGGAACAGGTCCGACTCCTACCTGAATTTTCAGGATCCCTCGGAAAAGTACAAAAAAAACTCGTCGCGCTTTTGGAAGCAGAGGGCGAACTCTCGCTCAATCAGCTTGCCAGACGAACCGGTTTAAGCTCTCAAGATGTCCGTTCGCGAATCAGGAGACTCCGCGAAAAAGGTGTTGTTGAAACCAATGTTACGCATAAACCGAAGGCTACCACACAAAAAACCACTGTCGCGCAATTAGCTTTACCAACTGCTGATGTTGAGGCGGCGATTCAACAGCTCAAGAATGAAACCTCGGACGTTCACGAAAATGCAGCCCCACAGCGTTCAGCTAACCGTCTCCATGCTGCCGATGTCAAGCGGGCAGAGATTCTGCAATTCCTTCTTGATGAAGGGGCACCTTTGGCAACAGCAGACTTGATGAAGCGAGTAAACGCCAGTGTTTCGCTGCTACGGACCCTTGAAAGACACGGGTTTATTCATATAGTACAGGCAGAAACGGTGCGGAACCCACTGAGTCTTGAACCTGTCGCGCCGACGCAACCGCTCCTCTTGAATTCCGCGCAATCCGCAGCCTTCACGCAAATTAAAAACGTACTGGTATCACACACCACAGAAGCCGCCTCGGGCAACAGTATTAAACAACCACCAACCTTTTTACTTCACGGCGTAACGGGAAGCGGGAAAACAGAGGTCTATATGCAGGCGATGGCAGATGTCCTTAAAAATGGTAGATCTGTCATTGTATTGGTCCCAGAGATTTCGCTCACACCGCAGGCTGCCTCTCGATTTGTGGGGCGGTTCGGTGAGCGCGTCGCCTTACTGCATAGCCGATTGAGTGACGGCGAACGCTATGACCAGTGGCATCGTATCCAAAAGGGTGAAGCCAATATTGTCATTGGACCGCGCTCTGCTATCTTTGCCCCGGTCCAAAAACTTGGGATGCTGATTATGGACGAGGAGCATTCGGATTCCTATAAATCGGATACTGCGCCCCGCTATCATGCACGGGAAGTCGCACAGAAGCGGAGCGACCTCGCAAAATGCCCCGTTCTACTCGGAAGCGCGACACCCTCCCTTGAAAGTTTTCATCGGGCACGCAATGGACGTTATCGGCTCCTAAGCCTACCCGACCGTGTTTTTGATAGAAAAATGCCCGACGTTCACATCGTTGATATGCGAACCGAGTTGAAAAAAGGGAACCGGACCATCTTCTCGGATCTGCTCCGAAGCTCCATTGAGGAGCGGCTTGTGCGGCGAGAACAAACTATCCTGTTTCTTAACCGGCGTGGGCACTCCACTTATGTCTTCTGCCGCACCTGTGGCTATGTCGAGCGGTGCGACAACTGTTCTATCTCACTCACCTATCACCGTGAAACGCAGCGGCTTGTCTGCCACCATTGTGGCGGTAACCGTCCGACACAACAAACCTGTCCGCAGTGTAGTAGTGATGCGATTCGCTTTTTTGGCGCAGGGACGGAGGCGGTTGAACAAGAGGTACGCAAGGCATATCCGAAAGCACGTGTAAAGCGGTTTGATGCGGATTCAACGGCGCGGAAAAACGCACATCAGCAGATTTTAGCGGAATTTGAACAACAAAAAATTGATATCCTGATAGGCACACAGATGGTGTCGAAGGGATTGGACTTCCCGAACGTCACACTTGTCGGGGTTATCGCAGCGGATATCGCCTTGAATCTTCCTGATTTCCGAGCAAGCGAACAGACGTTCAGTCTACTCACACAGGTCGCAGGACGTTCTGGACGCGCAGAACTTGAAGGCAAGGTCGTCATCCAAACCTACATGCCTGGGCACTACTGTATAGAGGCAGCACAGAAACACGACTACCTTGATTTCTATGCACAGGAGGTCGTCGCGCGGGACGCGCTACGGTATCCACCTTTCGCTCACGTTGCGACCCTCTTACTTCGAGGCAAAGACGAGCAAGCGGTTATTGATGCCGCACATGCTGCACGAGATCAACTCGAAATTTGGCAGGAGGACCGAGAACACGCTTCACAAGCTCCCACTGTTGAAGAGACATCGGTGGAGATCCTCGGTCCCGCACCGGCACCACTCTCGAAAATTGAAGGGAAATTTCGGTGGCATCTCTTGCTCCGAAGTCCCGATGCTAAAAAGATAGGGAGGCTCTTTAAGCGTTTTACTGACGAACCACCAGCCATCATAAAATCAAAGGCTATTGAATTTGTGATAGATATTGATCCAACGAGTACACTCTAA